In Halalkalicoccus sp. NIPERK01, one DNA window encodes the following:
- a CDS encoding ATP-binding protein: protein MIDYGEGKKASHGRGDALSFSEIVGQEELKRALLAVAANDDLDGLLVQGEKGTAKSTAVRALTDLLPRQDVIEDCPYGCPPDVPEHQCEDCRERPDPPTAERPVPLVTLPLGATRERVVGTLSVADALGGDYEFDPGLLARANRGILYVDEVNLLDDHLVDVLLDAAASGVNRIERDGMSVSHPASFTLVGTMNPEEGDLRPQLRDRFALQATVTACEDVDQRVSIIDRAIGRTDGDVPEQSTDEGVGNDAFRDRLWRARNRLAEVELSTQFAREIAELCRDSGVDGHRGDIATARAAMTFAALDDRSTVIEPDVRRAAELALPHRLRSRPFEDAPNPSDLIDEHFDGEGEKEGQEERGGQPGEGQSEADGDPSDGTDDSGDIEKTATPDPTDPDSSTENGRRDEAETDTSPSDRCDETGTEGVEAETTDEGQQADENDDATDGTPIVPGQSHTDIGGGRAPELAATDAVESARAGGGSRSRTRPHVDNEGVRVRTQRADSSRRIDAAASVRAASTRGASSVESCDLRQSVRQSDASALVVFVVDASASMLPAMRAAKGTVLELLKDAYRKRDEVAFVAFAGEGATVLLPPTNSVTLAARHLKELPTGDRTPLPSGLRTAGDVLDRAEPNASVVVLVTDGRANVAEESPVRETREAARRLSEFDPHVVVVDASDGDRSGLTGLVADETDGERVPLSVLSAERIDAAVDIARER, encoded by the coding sequence ATGATTGATTATGGCGAGGGCAAAAAAGCTTCGCACGGGCGGGGGGATGCGCTGTCCTTTTCGGAGATCGTCGGTCAGGAGGAACTCAAAAGGGCGTTACTGGCCGTCGCGGCGAACGACGACCTCGATGGCCTCCTCGTACAGGGCGAGAAGGGGACGGCGAAGTCCACGGCGGTGCGGGCGCTGACTGACCTCCTCCCGAGACAGGACGTCATCGAGGACTGTCCGTACGGCTGCCCGCCGGACGTGCCCGAACACCAGTGTGAGGACTGCCGTGAGCGTCCCGACCCGCCGACGGCCGAGCGACCGGTCCCGCTCGTGACGCTCCCGCTGGGGGCGACCCGCGAACGGGTGGTGGGAACGCTCTCCGTGGCGGATGCCCTCGGTGGTGACTACGAGTTCGACCCCGGACTGCTCGCCCGCGCGAACCGCGGCATCCTCTACGTCGACGAGGTGAACCTCCTCGACGACCACCTCGTCGACGTGTTGCTCGACGCGGCGGCGAGCGGGGTCAACAGAATCGAGCGTGACGGTATGAGCGTCTCCCATCCAGCCAGCTTCACGCTCGTGGGGACGATGAATCCCGAGGAGGGAGATCTCCGACCGCAGTTGCGCGATCGGTTCGCTCTCCAGGCGACGGTCACCGCCTGTGAGGACGTCGATCAGCGGGTCAGCATCATCGACCGGGCTATCGGACGAACGGACGGGGACGTACCGGAGCAGTCGACTGACGAGGGCGTGGGGAACGACGCCTTCCGAGACCGGCTGTGGCGGGCCCGCAATCGGCTCGCAGAGGTCGAGCTTTCGACGCAGTTCGCCCGGGAGATCGCGGAACTGTGTCGTGACTCGGGAGTCGACGGACACCGCGGAGACATCGCGACGGCGCGCGCCGCCATGACGTTCGCCGCCCTCGACGACCGCTCGACGGTCATCGAACCCGACGTCAGACGGGCGGCGGAGCTCGCGCTCCCGCACCGGCTTCGGTCACGGCCGTTCGAAGACGCCCCCAACCCCAGCGACCTCATCGACGAACACTTCGATGGTGAGGGGGAGAAGGAGGGTCAGGAGGAACGAGGGGGACAACCCGGTGAAGGGCAGTCCGAAGCCGACGGGGACCCTTCCGACGGGACGGACGATTCTGGAGACATCGAAAAAACAGCCACGCCGGACCCGACGGATCCCGACTCGTCCACCGAAAACGGTCGGCGCGACGAAGCCGAGACCGATACGTCACCCTCGGATCGGTGCGACGAGACGGGGACCGAGGGCGTCGAAGCGGAGACGACGGACGAGGGCCAGCAGGCTGACGAAAACGATGACGCGACGGACGGGACACCGATCGTTCCCGGTCAGTCCCATACCGACATCGGTGGCGGACGCGCTCCCGAACTGGCCGCGACCGACGCCGTCGAGAGCGCGAGAGCAGGTGGCGGCTCCCGGTCGCGGACGCGGCCACACGTCGACAACGAGGGAGTCCGGGTCCGGACTCAGCGTGCGGATTCGAGCCGGCGCATCGACGCCGCGGCCTCGGTTCGAGCGGCGTCCACCCGGGGGGCGTCGTCCGTCGAGTCGTGCGATCTCCGTCAATCCGTCCGCCAGAGCGATGCCTCCGCGCTGGTGGTGTTCGTCGTGGACGCGAGTGCGTCGATGCTCCCGGCGATGCGTGCGGCGAAGGGGACCGTCCTCGAACTCCTGAAGGACGCATACCGGAAGCGCGACGAAGTCGCGTTCGTCGCGTTCGCGGGCGAGGGGGCGACCGTGCTCCTCCCGCCGACGAACAGCGTCACCCTCGCCGCCCGACATCTCAAGGAACTGCCAACCGGCGACCGGACGCCGCTTCCCTCCGGCCTCCGAACCGCCGGCGACGTTCTCGACCGGGCCGAGCCGAACGCCAGCGTCGTCGTGCTGGTCACCGACGGACGGGCGAACGTCGCGGAAGAGAGCCCGGTTCGCGAGACGCGTGAAGCCGCGAGACGGTTGAGCGAGTTCGACCCGCACGTGGTCGTCGTCGACGCGAGCGACGGTGACCGATCCGGTCTAACGGGCTTGGTCGCCGACGAAACGGACGGCGAACGCGTCCCGCTCTCCGTACTGTCCGCCGAACGAATCGATGCGGCCGTCGATATCGCACGCGAAAGGTAG
- a CDS encoding CbtB domain-containing protein, translated as MATANNTVHGRIEQARMELTPTQVAVGLALVAALGFALLFVQEPMLHDSMHNFRHAAGITCH; from the coding sequence ATGGCGACTGCCAACAATACCGTTCACGGTCGTATCGAACAGGCTCGCATGGAATTAACGCCGACGCAGGTGGCCGTCGGACTCGCTCTCGTTGCCGCGCTCGGATTCGCACTCCTGTTCGTGCAAGAGCCGATGCTGCACGATTCGATGCACAACTTCCGGCACGCGGCGGGGATAACCTGCCACTGA
- a CDS encoding CbtA family protein, whose amino-acid sequence MLATHLKRGVKAGVVAGLVFGLFMALVANPLVAFADELGHERGHAVGEHHEHAAGEHHEDHGGEHHDSAVSMTVTNGVSVVSGVLWGVLLGGVVFGIAYYFLEPAIPGTGGAKSYLLAAAGFVTVSGAPWLVLPPQPPGVAQTLPTETRLALYGGMMVVGAVVCLLAGFAYGRLRGAHGRITAAGIAVLPFGLLAIPVVLAPSNPVESTLPPELATGLIGITVFGQAMLWLLLAGIHARFRRPSKDDRAAETVPTPTETTVTGD is encoded by the coding sequence ATGCTCGCTACCCATCTGAAGCGAGGGGTGAAGGCAGGGGTGGTTGCTGGGCTGGTATTCGGTCTTTTCATGGCACTCGTCGCCAATCCGCTCGTCGCCTTCGCCGACGAACTCGGACACGAGAGAGGCCACGCTGTCGGTGAGCATCACGAACACGCGGCCGGTGAACACCACGAGGATCATGGTGGAGAACACCACGACAGCGCCGTCTCGATGACGGTTACGAACGGCGTGAGTGTCGTCTCCGGCGTTCTCTGGGGCGTCCTCCTCGGTGGCGTCGTCTTCGGGATCGCCTACTACTTCCTCGAACCTGCGATCCCGGGAACCGGTGGAGCGAAGAGCTATCTCCTGGCTGCGGCTGGCTTCGTCACCGTCTCGGGAGCGCCGTGGCTCGTGCTTCCACCCCAGCCGCCGGGCGTCGCACAGACGCTCCCCACGGAGACGCGTCTCGCCCTCTATGGAGGGATGATGGTCGTCGGCGCGGTTGTCTGCCTGCTAGCGGGGTTCGCGTACGGTCGACTCCGGGGGGCGCATGGCCGGATCACGGCCGCCGGTATCGCGGTGCTCCCCTTTGGCCTGCTCGCGATTCCAGTCGTTCTCGCGCCGTCGAACCCCGTGGAGAGTACACTCCCTCCCGAACTGGCGACCGGACTGATTGGGATAACGGTCTTCGGGCAGGCGATGCTCTGGCTCCTCCTCGCGGGTATCCACGCCCGATTCCGTCGCCCCTCGAAGGATGATCGAGCCGCCGAGACCGTACCCACACCTACCGAGACGACGGTCACCGGGGACTGA